A DNA window from Cloacibacillus sp. An23 contains the following coding sequences:
- the ilvA gene encoding threonine ammonia-lyase IlvA, whose translation MSDYRPQLHDIQKAKQRISGVVVNTPLTLNVPLSERYGANIWLKREDMQIVRSYKIRGAYNKIAGLSPEELARGVVCASAGNHAQGVALACSKLGIIGTIFMPKPTPNQKIHQVKMFGKDNVNIVLTGDTYDDSCAEALAWCREHDGTFIHPFNDPQIIEGQATLGLDILSEACCDFHYILLPIGGGGLMSGVGSVFKNLSPDTCVVGVEAAGAASMRAAFDKGEPVALPQIDNFADGIAVRKVGDITYDICREVVDKLVAVPEGQICTTILRLYNESAIVVEPAGAVSVSALENIKDEIRGKNVVCVISGSNNDITRMEEIKERSQLHEGLQHYFIVRFPQRAGALREFLEHVLGPDDDITFFEYSKKNSRERGPAVVGIELQRAEDYAPLVKRMNERNIVYEYLNDKPDLFQFLV comes from the coding sequence ATGTCCGACTACCGCCCGCAGCTACACGACATACAGAAAGCCAAGCAGCGCATCAGCGGCGTTGTGGTAAACACGCCGCTCACCCTCAACGTCCCGCTCTCCGAGCGCTACGGGGCCAATATCTGGCTCAAGCGCGAAGACATGCAGATAGTGCGCTCCTACAAAATACGCGGCGCGTACAACAAAATAGCGGGCCTCTCGCCCGAAGAGCTCGCGCGCGGCGTCGTCTGCGCGTCGGCGGGCAACCACGCGCAGGGCGTCGCTCTCGCATGCAGCAAACTCGGCATCATCGGCACGATATTCATGCCGAAACCCACGCCGAACCAGAAAATACATCAGGTCAAAATGTTCGGCAAGGACAACGTCAATATAGTCCTCACGGGCGACACCTACGACGACTCATGCGCCGAGGCGCTCGCCTGGTGCCGCGAGCACGACGGGACCTTCATCCACCCGTTCAACGACCCTCAGATAATCGAAGGCCAGGCGACCCTCGGCCTCGACATCCTCAGCGAAGCCTGCTGCGACTTCCACTACATCCTGCTGCCCATCGGAGGCGGCGGCCTCATGTCCGGCGTCGGCAGCGTATTCAAAAACCTCAGCCCCGACACGTGCGTCGTCGGCGTCGAAGCCGCGGGAGCCGCCTCGATGCGCGCCGCCTTCGACAAAGGCGAGCCCGTCGCGCTGCCGCAGATAGACAACTTCGCCGACGGCATAGCCGTGCGCAAAGTCGGCGACATAACATACGACATCTGCCGCGAAGTCGTGGACAAACTCGTAGCCGTCCCAGAAGGCCAGATATGCACCACCATACTGCGCCTCTACAACGAAAGCGCCATAGTCGTCGAGCCGGCCGGCGCCGTCTCCGTCTCGGCGCTCGAAAACATAAAGGACGAAATACGCGGCAAAAACGTCGTCTGCGTCATAAGCGGCAGCAACAACGACATAACGCGCATGGAAGAGATAAAAGAGCGCTCGCAGCTCCACGAGGGACTCCAGCACTACTTCATAGTCCGCTTCCCCCAGCGCGCCGGAGCCCTGCGCGAATTCCTGGAGCACGTACTCGGCCCGGACGACGACATCACATTCTTCGAATATTCTAAGAAAAACTCGCGCGAACGCGGCCCAGCCGTAGTCGGCATCGAACTCCAGCGCGCCGAAGACTACGCCCCGCTCGTCAAGCGCATGAACGAACGCAACATAGTCTACGAATACCTCAACGACAAACCGGACCTGTTCCAGTTCCTGGTGTAA
- a CDS encoding Lrp/AsnC family transcriptional regulator has protein sequence MIKPTRLEMDDVDFQIAYELHRDCRISYKKLGEKIALSASSVYDRTKKMEEKKGIIAYNAKIDWGKFGYAIHAFILLKDDKFIGDVPHFLIERDEVFNIYMVSGEYDYMLEVHIANKDELSSFMDYLYKTVGRTYTLLVMREITGMENSDGG, from the coding sequence ATGATCAAACCGACCAGACTTGAGATGGACGATGTAGATTTTCAAATCGCATATGAACTGCATAGGGATTGCAGAATATCATATAAAAAGCTCGGCGAAAAAATAGCGCTCTCGGCTTCATCAGTTTACGACCGCACGAAAAAGATGGAGGAAAAGAAAGGCATAATCGCTTACAACGCAAAAATCGACTGGGGAAAGTTCGGATATGCCATACACGCCTTCATTTTATTAAAGGACGATAAATTCATTGGAGACGTGCCTCATTTTCTTATCGAAAGGGACGAAGTATTCAATATCTATATGGTCTCAGGCGAATACGATTATATGCTTGAAGTGCATATAGCAAATAAAGACGAACTGAGCTCTTTCATGGATTATTTATATAAAACCGTCGGCAGGACATATACTCTGCTTGTCATGAGGGAGATAACAGGCATGGAAAACTCGGACGGCGGCTAA
- a CDS encoding saccharopine dehydrogenase C-terminal domain-containing protein encodes MKKALVLGCGLIGKTVAIDLAKDFEVTVMDPFEKALASLGDRNDIKKIQKSADDAAALAEAAKDADVICGLLPSHLEEASQKQILEMGKNYVSPSGYLHSSGMDEIAKKSGSVAVFDMGIAPGMSNYLVARGGTMVDELDFGCIYVGGIPDKLDPPFNYRTVFCLEDTMNEYCWPARYVKDNKITETPALSGLEEIDIPGVGRLEAFFTDGLRSASENVKGKFVAEKTMRWPGYVDTINILKAAGCFSKEPVVVDGKDVIPFNVTTELFRPLWTLRPEKGDRDLTVMRVVAKGPKDGKYVTNTWDLVDKFDEEQMLHSMARTTGYPCAATARAIAYGIISEPGFHAPESLAADDKFYSYLMPQLAEHGIVFKHSVLVEEI; translated from the coding sequence ATGAAAAAAGCATTGGTATTAGGATGCGGCCTCATAGGGAAAACCGTCGCCATAGACCTCGCGAAGGATTTCGAGGTCACGGTAATGGATCCGTTTGAAAAAGCACTGGCTTCGCTCGGAGACAGAAACGACATCAAAAAGATCCAGAAATCCGCCGACGATGCCGCCGCCCTCGCTGAAGCGGCAAAAGACGCCGATGTAATATGCGGGCTCCTTCCGAGCCATCTCGAGGAGGCCTCACAGAAGCAGATACTCGAAATGGGAAAAAACTACGTAAGTCCAAGCGGTTATCTGCATAGCAGCGGGATGGACGAGATAGCAAAGAAAAGCGGTTCCGTAGCCGTCTTCGATATGGGGATAGCCCCCGGCATGTCGAACTATCTTGTGGCAAGAGGCGGGACGATGGTGGACGAGCTTGATTTTGGATGCATATATGTCGGGGGAATCCCGGATAAGCTTGACCCCCCGTTCAATTACAGAACCGTTTTCTGCCTTGAAGATACGATGAACGAATACTGCTGGCCCGCCAGATACGTGAAGGACAACAAAATCACCGAAACACCTGCGCTCAGCGGCCTTGAAGAAATAGATATCCCCGGCGTAGGCAGACTTGAAGCGTTCTTCACCGACGGGCTTCGTTCAGCTTCTGAAAACGTCAAAGGAAAATTCGTAGCAGAAAAGACGATGCGCTGGCCTGGATACGTAGATACTATCAATATACTTAAGGCGGCAGGATGTTTCAGCAAAGAGCCGGTCGTCGTCGACGGAAAAGATGTGATCCCGTTCAACGTTACAACGGAGCTTTTCCGTCCGCTATGGACGCTGAGACCTGAAAAAGGCGACCGCGACTTAACCGTCATGCGCGTCGTCGCAAAAGGCCCCAAAGACGGAAAGTATGTTACAAACACCTGGGACCTAGTTGACAAATTCGACGAAGAGCAGATGCTGCATTCAATGGCGCGCACGACCGGATATCCGTGCGCGGCTACGGCGAGGGCGATCGCCTACGGCATCATTTCAGAGCCCGGATTCCATGCGCCGGAATCGCTCGCGGCGGACGACAAATTCTATAGCTACCTCATGCCGCAGCTCGCCGAACACGGCATAGTATTCAAGCACAGCGTATTAGTCGAAGAGATTTAG
- a CDS encoding amino acid carrier protein, protein MEQFLNQVVGVLWGPTLLIGLLGTGLYFTIITKFWQLRHFADSFRFCFLGKGSGEMLPSDKNKISPYQAAAVGIAGCIGAGNIGGVASAIALGGPGALFWMWMTALVGMMTKMAEVTLAVYYRKQEDGKKVGGPLFYIEQGLGKKIKCWKIFAVLFGGSLFLQLILAPEAYTVGEALHEITGVRVMYLSTFFCFMCGVVIWGGMHRVVNFASFMMPFMSIMYMVFGFYIIITNITSLPSAIALIVESAFQPVAAVGGFAGASFMLIARTGISRGLFSNEAGWGTSPMVHATAEQNHPVEQGMWGIMEVFMSTMLVCSTTGLVIVITGEWSSGLSGSTLTINAFAHGLGKTFAGYFIAFSLFLFSWTTVTGWFSYFHSILEYAFKNNARVRKTALRMLRISTPFFGLIMAYMVDVMHTDVSYAWLIVDISSSVPTYVNLVVILLLSKKFISILKDYEGPRKLWGLEEYSKVDVDK, encoded by the coding sequence ATGGAACAGTTCCTAAACCAGGTTGTCGGCGTTTTGTGGGGGCCAACGCTTCTTATAGGCCTGTTGGGTACCGGTTTGTATTTCACCATCATAACAAAATTCTGGCAGTTGCGTCATTTCGCGGATTCATTCCGCTTCTGCTTTCTCGGCAAAGGTTCTGGAGAGATGCTGCCCAGCGATAAGAACAAAATCTCTCCGTATCAGGCGGCAGCGGTCGGCATCGCTGGATGTATAGGCGCTGGCAATATAGGCGGAGTAGCCAGCGCGATCGCACTCGGCGGCCCCGGCGCGCTGTTCTGGATGTGGATGACGGCTCTCGTCGGTATGATGACTAAAATGGCCGAGGTGACGTTGGCCGTATATTACAGAAAACAAGAAGACGGCAAGAAAGTAGGCGGCCCGCTATTTTACATAGAACAGGGGCTTGGCAAAAAAATCAAGTGCTGGAAAATATTCGCAGTGTTATTCGGCGGCAGCTTGTTCCTGCAGCTTATCTTGGCTCCCGAAGCATATACGGTAGGCGAGGCTCTTCATGAAATCACCGGAGTCAGGGTGATGTATTTGTCGACTTTCTTCTGCTTCATGTGCGGCGTCGTCATCTGGGGCGGCATGCATCGCGTCGTTAATTTCGCGTCGTTTATGATGCCGTTCATGTCAATTATGTACATGGTGTTTGGCTTTTACATCATCATTACTAATATAACGAGTCTTCCGTCTGCGATAGCACTGATCGTGGAGTCCGCTTTCCAGCCGGTTGCCGCGGTGGGAGGCTTCGCCGGAGCTTCGTTTATGCTCATAGCAAGAACCGGCATTTCACGCGGCCTCTTCAGCAATGAAGCAGGTTGGGGCACAAGCCCTATGGTGCATGCCACGGCCGAGCAGAACCATCCCGTGGAACAGGGGATGTGGGGCATTATGGAAGTATTCATGAGCACCATGCTCGTCTGTTCTACAACCGGGCTCGTAATAGTCATCACTGGCGAATGGAGCTCAGGCCTTTCCGGCTCTACGCTTACTATAAATGCTTTCGCCCACGGTCTAGGTAAAACGTTCGCCGGTTATTTCATAGCGTTTTCACTGTTCCTGTTCTCATGGACTACCGTTACCGGCTGGTTTTCTTACTTCCACTCCATTCTGGAATACGCATTCAAAAATAACGCCCGTGTCAGAAAGACCGCGCTGCGTATGCTTCGGATCTCAACGCCGTTCTTCGGCCTGATTATGGCTTACATGGTCGACGTCATGCATACTGACGTATCTTACGCTTGGCTTATCGTCGATATATCGTCGTCGGTACCGACCTACGTGAACCTTGTCGTGATACTCCTCCTGTCCAAAAAGTTTATATCTATATTGAAGGACTATGAAGGCCCGCGTAAGCTGTGGGGACTGGAGGAATACAGCAAAGTTGACGTAGATAAATAA
- a CDS encoding gamma-glutamyl-gamma-aminobutyrate hydrolase family protein (Members of this family of hydrolases with an active site Cys residue belong to MEROPS family C26.), which produces MNNGHGGRRPLILVTAGLEKNMERNLMQFHLFENYCTAIEENGGVPAIVCGCGEEYLARLADAADGLFLTGGEDIESARYGMEDGGLCGRPDEWRDGAELALCEIFAAARKPILGVCRGLQMINVYFGGTLVRDIEKCLGISHPDPGTHAVEIAEGSWLRCLFPPSFTANSYHHQAAGQPGEGLKASAFSENGRVIEALEHETLPIFAVQWHPERMTGAVRYDEKGPDMAALFRDFCERCAGRSHR; this is translated from the coding sequence ATGAACAACGGACACGGCGGACGCAGGCCGCTGATACTGGTCACTGCGGGCCTCGAGAAAAACATGGAGCGCAATCTGATGCAATTTCACCTTTTTGAGAACTACTGCACGGCGATAGAGGAAAACGGCGGCGTCCCCGCAATCGTATGCGGCTGCGGCGAAGAATACCTCGCGCGTCTCGCGGACGCGGCGGACGGGCTGTTCCTCACCGGCGGCGAGGACATAGAGTCCGCGCGCTACGGCATGGAGGACGGCGGCCTCTGCGGACGGCCCGACGAATGGCGCGACGGCGCGGAACTTGCGCTCTGCGAGATATTCGCCGCCGCTCGCAAGCCGATACTCGGAGTATGCCGCGGCCTTCAGATGATAAACGTATATTTCGGCGGCACGCTCGTGCGCGACATCGAAAAATGTCTCGGCATAAGCCATCCAGACCCAGGAACGCACGCCGTCGAAATTGCAGAGGGCTCGTGGCTGCGCTGCCTCTTCCCTCCCTCCTTCACCGCTAACAGCTACCACCATCAGGCCGCAGGACAACCCGGCGAAGGGCTGAAAGCCTCGGCCTTCTCCGAAAACGGCCGCGTGATAGAAGCCCTCGAGCACGAAACGCTCCCGATATTCGCCGTCCAGTGGCACCCAGAACGCATGACCGGAGCCGTCCGCTACGACGAAAAAGGCCCCGACATGGCGGCGCTGTTCAGAGACTTCTGCGAAAGGTGCGCGGGACGCTCGCACCGATAA
- the yedE gene encoding YedE family putative selenium transporter, which translates to MDRMLMSKNGPAIAGLILGVIAAFLVNFGNPGNMGFCVACFTRDIAGAFGLHRAAIVQYLRPEIAGFILGAFVSALAFSEYRPRGGSSPMVRFALGFFAMIGALVFLGCPWRAYLRLAGGDWNAVAGIAGLICGIGIGVWFLYGGFSLGPSRPTPKAAGLVMPLFALVVLILLVARPLFGAKGTGPIFFSESGPGAAHAPILISLAAGLIVGWLAQRTRFCTIGAVRDLIMIRDCHLFKGIAAFIIAAFITNFALGQFKPGFEGQPVAHTMQLWNFLGMVLAGLAFTLAGGCPGRMLIMSGEGDSDAGSFVMGMLLGAAFAHNFSLASSTSGIGAFGAPATIIGLVFCLIVGFAFKNRMA; encoded by the coding sequence ATGGATCGTATGCTCATGTCAAAGAACGGCCCCGCGATAGCGGGTCTGATTCTGGGCGTAATCGCCGCGTTTCTCGTGAATTTCGGGAATCCGGGCAACATGGGGTTCTGCGTCGCCTGCTTCACGCGCGACATCGCGGGGGCCTTCGGGCTGCATCGCGCCGCGATAGTCCAGTATCTGCGCCCGGAGATAGCGGGCTTCATCCTCGGGGCTTTCGTCTCGGCGCTCGCCTTCTCGGAGTATAGGCCGCGCGGCGGCTCGTCGCCGATGGTGCGTTTCGCGCTCGGCTTCTTCGCGATGATAGGCGCTCTCGTTTTCCTCGGCTGCCCGTGGCGCGCCTATCTGCGTCTTGCGGGCGGCGACTGGAACGCCGTCGCCGGTATCGCCGGGCTCATCTGCGGTATAGGCATCGGCGTCTGGTTCCTCTACGGCGGATTCAGCCTCGGCCCGTCGCGCCCGACGCCTAAGGCGGCCGGGCTCGTGATGCCGCTGTTCGCGCTCGTCGTGCTGATTCTGCTCGTGGCGCGTCCGCTCTTCGGCGCCAAGGGCACCGGCCCGATATTCTTCTCGGAGAGCGGCCCGGGGGCGGCCCACGCGCCGATTCTGATTTCGCTCGCGGCGGGGCTCATCGTCGGCTGGCTCGCGCAGCGCACGCGCTTCTGCACCATCGGCGCGGTGCGCGACCTTATAATGATAAGGGACTGCCACCTGTTCAAGGGCATCGCGGCTTTCATAATCGCCGCGTTCATCACGAACTTCGCGCTCGGCCAGTTCAAGCCGGGATTTGAGGGACAGCCGGTCGCCCACACTATGCAGCTCTGGAACTTCCTCGGCATGGTGCTCGCGGGGCTCGCCTTCACGCTCGCGGGCGGCTGCCCCGGACGTATGCTGATTATGTCCGGCGAGGGCGATTCCGACGCCGGCAGCTTCGTGATGGGGATGCTTCTCGGCGCGGCTTTCGCGCACAACTTCTCGCTCGCCAGCTCCACGTCGGGAATAGGCGCTTTCGGCGCGCCGGCTACGATTATCGGCCTCGTTTTCTGCCTGATAGTCGGTTTCGCGTTCAAGAATAGAATGGCCTAG
- a CDS encoding sulfurtransferase TusA family protein: MEKITVDARGLSCPQPVIETKRVLDKHSSGTVEILVDTVTSRENVLRYVTNAGWKGGWREQDGGYAVTATK, from the coding sequence ATGGAAAAAATAACTGTGGACGCGCGCGGCCTCTCCTGCCCGCAGCCCGTCATAGAGACCAAGAGGGTGCTCGACAAGCACAGCTCCGGCACGGTTGAGATACTCGTGGACACCGTGACCTCGCGCGAGAACGTCCTGCGCTACGTCACGAACGCCGGCTGGAAAGGCGGATGGCGCGAACAGGACGGCGGCTACGCCGTGACTGCGACGAAGTAA
- a CDS encoding TaqI-like C-terminal specificity domain-containing protein: MIYNYNKLWQLLINNGMTKTQMRQSVGISANLLAKMGRNEPVSLNSLAKICTTLNCGLNDIIEIIEDNQTIIPETIRDSVSDATVRNWEKLKTTLIGRLTTRANKRKSQKRFIPLEYNCNKDNIPFVQGILEYIDANNLDIMSSMYSLGISLLNNAKIYNKQHVKSTLKEYEYVDVVDELTRLKIPDDEFDILGLIYQSYLQEGQKNIIGSYYTPQRITHNLTSRFDFSNGELFLDPCCGSGAFLLSVKVKNPNQIYGIDNDKIAVLISKINILLKYKDIEFIPHIYCLDFLMGNSITQRHPVFEKRFDYIATNPPWGAMRDNYKYIETITSKETFSYFFVRAYAQLKKGGIIRFLFPQAILNVKIHKDIRKFILNTAKLASITIYDDMFSSVTTKYVDIECGSNANNEIFYMYTNTEKRAIAIKTVYETENLIFNLLSYEDISIIQCVKNKGKFSLTNSTWALGIVTGDNKGKLSSKCFCGMEKIYTGKEIQPYFLSPAKNYILYDRANLQQVAKEEIYRAPEKLVYKFISNKLVFAYDDSASLFLNSANILIPAIPSMGIKTVMAFLNSTLYQFLYIKLFGEVKILKGNLNELPFPEITQEENDNLTLLVDEVLSGNRFKREVIDNYIFSIYGLSGKQITYIRSVINGKFN, translated from the coding sequence ATGATTTATAACTATAATAAACTATGGCAACTATTGATAAATAATGGAATGACGAAAACTCAAATGCGCCAGTCGGTAGGTATCAGCGCAAATCTACTTGCGAAGATGGGAAGAAATGAACCTGTTTCGCTGAATAGTTTGGCAAAGATATGTACCACGTTGAACTGTGGACTTAATGATATTATAGAAATTATTGAAGATAATCAGACCATAATTCCAGAAACCATACGGGATAGCGTATCAGATGCCACTGTAAGAAATTGGGAAAAACTTAAAACAACATTGATTGGGCGGCTGACCACACGTGCAAATAAAAGAAAATCGCAAAAACGTTTCATTCCATTAGAATATAACTGCAATAAGGACAATATCCCTTTTGTCCAAGGTATTTTGGAGTATATAGACGCTAATAACCTTGATATTATGTCATCCATGTATTCTTTAGGGATTAGCCTGTTAAATAACGCAAAGATTTATAATAAACAACATGTAAAAAGTACTTTAAAAGAATATGAATATGTTGATGTTGTGGATGAATTGACGAGACTTAAAATACCGGATGATGAATTCGATATTCTAGGATTGATTTATCAATCATATTTGCAAGAAGGCCAAAAAAATATTATCGGTTCATATTATACGCCACAAAGAATAACACACAATCTGACATCGAGATTTGATTTTTCTAATGGCGAGCTTTTTCTTGACCCATGTTGTGGGAGTGGAGCCTTTCTGTTAAGCGTTAAAGTGAAAAATCCTAACCAGATATATGGAATAGACAACGATAAGATAGCTGTCTTGATTTCTAAAATTAATATATTGTTGAAATATAAAGATATTGAATTTATCCCACATATTTACTGTCTTGATTTTTTAATGGGTAATTCGATCACTCAGCGGCATCCAGTATTTGAAAAGAGATTTGATTATATTGCTACAAATCCACCATGGGGCGCGATGCGCGATAACTACAAATATATAGAGACCATAACGTCCAAAGAAACATTTTCATACTTTTTTGTAAGAGCATATGCACAATTAAAGAAAGGGGGCATAATAAGGTTTCTTTTTCCGCAAGCAATTTTAAATGTAAAAATCCACAAGGATATAAGGAAGTTTATTCTTAATACAGCAAAACTCGCAAGCATAACGATATACGATGATATGTTTTCAAGTGTGACAACAAAGTATGTCGATATTGAGTGTGGTAGCAATGCTAATAATGAAATATTTTATATGTATACAAACACCGAGAAAAGAGCTATTGCAATTAAAACTGTTTATGAAACAGAGAATTTAATATTTAACCTTCTGTCTTACGAAGACATTTCTATTATTCAGTGTGTCAAAAATAAAGGCAAATTTTCTCTCACTAATAGTACTTGGGCATTAGGTATTGTTACAGGAGATAATAAGGGCAAGCTTTCCTCAAAATGTTTTTGTGGCATGGAGAAAATATACACTGGGAAAGAAATACAACCATATTTTTTAAGTCCAGCAAAAAACTATATTTTGTATGATAGAGCCAACTTACAACAAGTTGCTAAAGAAGAAATATATCGTGCGCCAGAAAAATTAGTATACAAGTTTATATCAAACAAGCTTGTTTTTGCGTATGATGATAGCGCAAGTCTTTTTTTGAACAGCGCTAACATCTTGATTCCTGCCATCCCTTCTATGGGCATAAAGACTGTAATGGCCTTTTTAAACTCGACATTATATCAATTTTTATATATTAAGCTTTTTGGTGAAGTAAAAATACTAAAAGGAAATTTAAATGAATTGCCATTTCCTGAGATAACCCAAGAGGAAAATGACAACTTAACATTATTGGTAGATGAAGTTTTAAGTGGTAATAGATTTAAACGAGAAGTTATTGATAATTATATTTTTTCAATATATGGTTTATCTGGCAAACAAATAACTTATATACGGAGTGTAATAAATGGAAAATTTAATTAA
- a CDS encoding XdhC/CoxI family protein, with translation MDAEFLNKINAEIQKGAVGALCTVVRETGSTPRSRGASMWVRPDGSIEGTIGGGLIEYEAIQKALALMKSGETSTLWHKSLTAKDGMVCGGEADVFIEVIGLGDELVIFGAGHVGRATAELGAFAGFRVTVWDERPEFANDERIPWARNIVCPIDKIFGNGLALHSRSYVVIMTRGHALDAEAVRVTEGKPGAYYGMIGSRSKIAAVRAKLLAEGVSAAHLDRIYQPIGLPIKAETPNEIAVSIMSEIIAVKYGADIKRLRGETAAR, from the coding sequence ATGGACGCGGAATTTCTCAACAAAATCAATGCAGAGATACAAAAGGGCGCGGTCGGCGCGCTCTGCACCGTCGTGCGCGAAACCGGCTCCACGCCGCGCAGCCGCGGCGCGTCGATGTGGGTGCGCCCCGACGGCTCGATAGAGGGCACGATAGGCGGCGGCCTCATCGAATACGAGGCGATACAGAAGGCGCTCGCGCTTATGAAAAGCGGCGAGACATCCACGCTCTGGCACAAAAGCCTCACCGCGAAGGACGGCATGGTCTGCGGCGGCGAGGCCGACGTGTTCATCGAGGTCATAGGCCTCGGCGACGAGCTCGTGATATTCGGTGCGGGCCACGTCGGGCGCGCGACCGCCGAGCTCGGGGCCTTCGCGGGCTTCCGCGTCACGGTATGGGACGAACGCCCGGAATTTGCCAACGACGAACGCATACCGTGGGCGCGGAACATCGTCTGCCCGATAGACAAAATTTTTGGAAACGGCCTCGCGCTCCACAGCCGCAGCTACGTCGTGATAATGACGCGCGGACACGCGCTCGACGCCGAAGCCGTCCGCGTCACCGAGGGCAAGCCCGGCGCATACTACGGCATGATAGGCTCGCGCAGCAAAATAGCCGCCGTGCGCGCCAAGCTGCTGGCGGAAGGCGTCTCAGCCGCGCACCTCGACCGCATCTACCAGCCGATCGGCCTCCCCATAAAAGCCGAAACGCCCAACGAAATAGCCGTCTCCATAATGTCCGAGATAATCGCCGTAAAATACGGCGCGGACATAAAAAGGCTGCGGGGCGAAACCGCGGCGCGTTAA
- a CDS encoding molybdopterin-binding protein has product MKITQIPLERAVGLPLAHDLTQIDAKNHKKSARFKKGQVITEADLETLRDMGRENLSVMELSPGDVHEDDAAMQLGEALCGENLRVTPPAEGRCNLVAEKSGLLWYLAETVNRVNQDPDWVLSALAPHRPVLEGQVVAGFRIRPLVLEDYRVERAVAAVRGSQPFKILPFRPLRVGLVTTGKEIVDKRVEDAFRPKLLEKLGRLGGSLMGQRFCTDSLEQISEAIGAFLEEDADAVICTGGMSVDADDKTPGAIRSQCRKISFQGTPALPGAMLMLGWAKSPKDGRDVAVIGAPACVAFDDRTALDKLLPFIFAGIEPGDLVRRWGVGGLCEHCEVCHYPACSFAAGS; this is encoded by the coding sequence ATGAAGATAACGCAGATTCCGCTCGAGCGGGCCGTCGGGCTGCCGCTCGCGCACGACCTGACGCAGATCGACGCGAAAAATCACAAAAAATCGGCGCGCTTCAAAAAAGGCCAGGTCATAACGGAGGCCGACCTCGAGACGCTGCGCGACATGGGACGCGAAAACCTCTCCGTTATGGAGCTGTCGCCCGGCGACGTACACGAGGACGACGCGGCGATGCAGCTGGGCGAGGCGCTCTGCGGGGAGAACCTCCGCGTCACGCCGCCCGCCGAAGGCAGATGCAACCTCGTCGCCGAAAAATCGGGGCTTCTCTGGTATCTCGCCGAGACGGTCAACCGCGTCAACCAGGACCCGGACTGGGTGCTCTCCGCGCTCGCGCCGCACCGCCCCGTGCTCGAAGGGCAGGTCGTAGCGGGCTTCCGCATCCGCCCGCTCGTGCTCGAGGACTACCGCGTAGAGCGCGCCGTCGCGGCGGTGCGCGGCAGCCAGCCGTTCAAAATACTTCCCTTCCGCCCGCTCCGCGTCGGCCTCGTCACGACAGGCAAGGAAATCGTGGACAAGCGCGTCGAAGACGCTTTCCGCCCCAAGCTTCTCGAAAAGCTCGGAAGGCTCGGCGGCTCGCTCATGGGACAGAGATTCTGCACCGACTCGCTCGAGCAGATAAGCGAGGCGATAGGGGCCTTCCTCGAAGAAGACGCGGACGCGGTGATCTGCACCGGCGGAATGAGCGTGGACGCCGACGACAAGACCCCCGGCGCGATACGCTCGCAGTGCCGCAAAATCTCATTCCAGGGCACGCCCGCGCTTCCCGGCGCGATGCTCATGCTCGGCTGGGCGAAGTCGCCCAAAGACGGCCGCGACGTAGCCGTCATAGGCGCGCCGGCATGCGTCGCCTTCGACGACCGCACCGCGCTCGACAAGCTGCTGCCCTTCATATTCGCCGGAATAGAGCCGGGCGACCTTGTGCGCCGTTGGGGAGTCGGCGGCCTCTGCGAGCACTGCGAGGTATGCCACTATCCGGCCTGCTCCTTCGCGGCGGGAAGTTAA